GCGACATCATCGTCATGTTCGGACGCCGCCCGCGCACCAAAAGCCTGGAGCAGATCGGCCGCGAGCTCGACCGGCTGCGCGGTCAGGATATCCACAATGTATTCTTCGTGGACGACAACCTGATCGGTAACCCCAAACTGGCGAAAGTACTGCTGCGTTATCTCGCGGTTTATCAGGAACGCCATCACTATGTCTTCCAGTTCGGCACCGAGGCGTCGATCAACCTGGCGGATGACGCCGAGCTGTTGCAGCTGTTTCAGGCCGCGAATTTTGCCTGGGTGTTCATCGGCATCGAGTCGCCGGATGAAGACAGCCTGAAGGAGACGCTCAAAACCCAGAACACCGGTCGCGACCTGCTGTCTGCCGTACGCACCCTCTATGCCCACGGGTTGGACGTGCTGGCGGGGTTCATCATCGGTTTCGACAACGACACGCTCGACAGCTTCGACAAGCAGTACCGCTTCATCACCGGCGCCGGTATCCAGGTTTCCATGGTCGGCCTGCTCACGGCGCTGCCGCGCACGCCGCTCTACGAACGCCTCCGGCAGGAGGGGCGGCTGATCGCCGGGGCCGAACACGGCGACAACACCAAGCCGGGCACCAATATCATTCCCAAACACATGGGCTATGAGGCCATGGTGCAGCATTATCAGGTGCTGTACCGGCGCTTGTTCGGCGACTCGGGAATCGCCCAGCGCATCGGCAACAAATTCCGCTATCTCCGGAACCCGGTTTACCAGGGAAAGTATTCACGGCACGAGCGCCTGGTGATAGTGCACCGGCTGTTTACGCGTGCCCTGCTCAATGGCGGGCCGATGCGGTTGCTCCACATTTTGCGCACCCTGACCGCCGCGCCGCCGCGCGCCTGGCCGCAGGTGCTCGCGGACTGGATCGCGGGGCTGGCCATGCGCGACTATATCGAGCGCCACTTCCTGACTGACCGCCATCGGGAGCAGCACCTGGCGCAGCGCACCGCCGCCATGTTGCACAAACTGTGTGCGGCCGAGATACGTCGTGGTGTGGTAGAAATTGGCAGCCGCGTCGGTGAGGGCGGCGCGCATTTGCAAATCCTGCTGCGCGGCTACGTCGGTCGCGTATTCTTCGCGCGCGCCGCGCGGCGTCTGGAGAAAATGCTGCACCGCTCCGCCGCTACCGTAACGCTGCACATCGAAGCACTGCGCGCGGATCAGCAGCGGCAGCTCGAACGCCTGCTCAAGCGTCTTGCTCCCCATGGCGATCGCGTTTCAGTCTGGATCGATGAGCGTGTACGGCCGCTGGTGCCGATCGACTCCTCGGTATTTCATGTGCTGCTGACGCGCGACCCGCACAACAACCTCCCTTCGGCTTGATCCCCCGGCTGTGGTGCCGGTTCCAATGCCATCCATTCATTCCGGCGGCGCCACCGAACCGGCGTAGAACACCTCGCACTCTCCGCCCGGAAAAAGGTCCCTCCCCTTCTTGAGCAGCTTGCGCGCCGGCCCGGTGAGGGACATGAGGATGTTCGGCTTCTCCACCACCGGTTTCTGGAAGCTGCCACGGATTTTTTGCCGTACCTTGACACAGCCCTTGGCGTCGATGGTTGCCATGGTCACGTCATTGAATTGCTCGTTGACGAAATCGAGTCCGCCATGAAGGGCAATCCGGTTCTGCTTCGTCGCCATGGCCACATCCTGCGCCTGCGCCACGCCGCGTTCGACCTTCCAGTCGGATACCAGCGTCCGGATCTCGCTGTGACCCTCCGATCCCTGAAAGATGCTGGCGAAGTTGTACCCCTTGGTGACCGCCAGACCGATGGGTCCGGCGAAGAAGAAGGCGCCCACGTCGACGAGGTTGAAGTTCTGGCTGGATTCGAACCGGGACAGCACCCGGTCGAGGTCGATGCCGTCGAACGTGATATTCTCGCCCTTCAGGTAGGCCTCTCCTTCCGCTGTCTGCTTCATCTCGCTCACGGTCTTTCCCTGCATTGACAGGTTCGCGGAAAAATCCATCGCGCCTTGCGCGACCTTCTGCGGCGACAGGGTCTTGAGGAACTCCTCGCTGCGGAACTGCGGCAAAGAGTAGAGCACGTGGTAACGCGGCACGCTGTCCGAAAAGTCCGCCTGCATGCTCCCCGATCCCTGCGCGCCAAAAATACGCATCGTCACCGGCTTGAGTTCGTAGACCCCATTCTTTCCCTTAAGCGTGAGTTTCAAATTGGATGCCGTGAGATCATTTTTCCGGATCTCGTCGCAGTCGAGCTGCGCGGTGAAGGAAAGTCGCTTCATAAGATCCGGTCTTGCCCCGCCCGGAAGCCGCAGGCGGCGCAGATCCAGCTTGCAGTTTGCCGCCTCGAATCCCTGCCCGGATTGCTGGTCCGTGTAGACGATAGTCCCATCCGAAAAGGAAACCTTCGCCAGGTCCAGAACGGGTAACGGTTTGTCAGAGGCTTCCGATTTCTGGAAGTTGAACTTGCCGTCGCGATCCCGTTCGATGGAAATCGCAGGTTGCTTCAGTGTGATCCTGTCGATCCGGACTTTCTGATAGAACAGAGGCAGGATTTCGATCCCGATGCTGGCTTGTCTGGCGGAGACCAGGTCCGTTCCCCGGTTGCGGATGCGTCCATCCTCCAGCGTGAGGTGCAGGCCCGGGAAAAAACCGATGCCCAGGCGTCCGCCGGCACTGACTTCCATCCCCAAAGCCTTTGAAGCGGCCGCTTCCAACCGGGGTTTATAGGCATTGGCGTCTACAAAAAACAATAGGGCGAGCGCGGCCAGAACCAGCAGGCCAACGAACCCGCCGACGGCTAGCAGGATGATTTTAAGTGATCTGGACAATGTCTTGATTCAGCCTTGCGGAAATTCTACCAGCAGCCGGCAAGCACGCGTACCGGAGCCTAAGCTGGCTTGCCGCTAGTGGCGCGCTTTTTTCTGTTTGCGCGGCGGTTTTGCCGCCGCCTTGAGGCCGTCGAGATAGCCGTCGATCAGGGGCGCGGCGGTTTTGGCGAGCGCCACGTATTTCGGGTCGAGCACCCAGTTGGTGATCAGGCCATCCACCAGCGCATGCAGCCCGACCGCTGCGAGCCGCGGGTTGACCGATGCGGCGAGCAAGCCTTTTTTGGCGGCGTTGCGCAGCCCGCGCTCGATGCGGCCGAGGCACTCGGTGCGGCACTCGATGTGGCGCGCGCGCAGCGGCTCCATTTCGTCGGCATACTCGACCTTGTAGCGCGAAATTTCCGCCACACGCCGGGACTGCGGGTCGGTGGTCACGCGTTCGAGCACGGCCAGGGCGCAGCGGCGCACGTAGGCCAGCGGGTCCTCGATGTCCTCGTCACCGGCGCGCGCCACCATTTCCTCCATCGGCAGCGACACGCGCTGCATCATGGCGTCGAACAGGTCGGCCTTGTTCTTGAAGTGCCAGTAGATGGCGCCGCGGGTGACACCGGCGGCGTCGGCCACGTCGGCCAGCGAGGTGCGCGCCACCCCCTTCTTGATGAAGACGCGCTCGGCGGTATCGAGAATACGATCGCGCGTTTCCAGTGCCTCTTTCTTGGTACGTCGGACCATCAGATATGGATCTCCGGTGTTACGAACCGCGGCTCATACCCCTACGGGTAAAATGGGTTCAGGATCTGAAAAAACCGCGTCAGGCTATTTACATACATTCATGAATGTATATAGTATACCGCCTTCGATGGGATGTCATCTGTGCGGATGACGACTGCATCGGCCCAGCCCGGCGCGCTCACGCGCCGGATGAATCGAGACAACAAACATGAGAAGCAGAAGCTCGACAATGCCCGCCGCCGTCCGTATCCATGGATGGTTTTTTCCGGCACTCGCCGCGATTCTGATCGCCGGTTGCGATGGCGCCAACTCGCAGCCGCCCGGCGGCATGCCGCCGCCCGAGGTGGCGGTGGTGACGATCGAGCCGAAAAATATTCCCGCGACATTTGAATATACCGGCCAGACCGCCGGCTCGCGCGAGGTCGAGGTGCGGGCGCGCGTCACCGGCATTCTGCAAAAACGCAATTACACCGAGGGCGGCAGCGTCACCGCGGGTCAATCGCTG
The DNA window shown above is from Sulfuricaulis limicola and carries:
- a CDS encoding B12-binding domain-containing radical SAM protein, whose protein sequence is MPSSLQGRPVRLLLINPKFPESFWSFRWALENILPDNKRALNPPLGLATLAALCPPGWQVEIIDENIEPVPLHPQADIVGICGMAVQFRRQQELIEYYRRQGHYVVAGGSFASLCPERFADLADTVVAGEAEYIWPEFCRDFERNAPQPRYRETGVVRLEDSPTPRFDLLKLDRYVTASMQFSRGCPYRCEFCDIIVMFGRRPRTKSLEQIGRELDRLRGQDIHNVFFVDDNLIGNPKLAKVLLRYLAVYQERHHYVFQFGTEASINLADDAELLQLFQAANFAWVFIGIESPDEDSLKETLKTQNTGRDLLSAVRTLYAHGLDVLAGFIIGFDNDTLDSFDKQYRFITGAGIQVSMVGLLTALPRTPLYERLRQEGRLIAGAEHGDNTKPGTNIIPKHMGYEAMVQHYQVLYRRLFGDSGIAQRIGNKFRYLRNPVYQGKYSRHERLVIVHRLFTRALLNGGPMRLLHILRTLTAAPPRAWPQVLADWIAGLAMRDYIERHFLTDRHREQHLAQRTAAMLHKLCAAEIRRGVVEIGSRVGEGGAHLQILLRGYVGRVFFARAARRLEKMLHRSAATVTLHIEALRADQQRQLERLLKRLAPHGDRVSVWIDERVRPLVPIDSSVFHVLLTRDPHNNLPSA
- a CDS encoding AsmA family protein; this encodes MSRSLKIILLAVGGFVGLLVLAALALLFFVDANAYKPRLEAAASKALGMEVSAGGRLGIGFFPGLHLTLEDGRIRNRGTDLVSARQASIGIEILPLFYQKVRIDRITLKQPAISIERDRDGKFNFQKSEASDKPLPVLDLAKVSFSDGTIVYTDQQSGQGFEAANCKLDLRRLRLPGGARPDLMKRLSFTAQLDCDEIRKNDLTASNLKLTLKGKNGVYELKPVTMRIFGAQGSGSMQADFSDSVPRYHVLYSLPQFRSEEFLKTLSPQKVAQGAMDFSANLSMQGKTVSEMKQTAEGEAYLKGENITFDGIDLDRVLSRFESSQNFNLVDVGAFFFAGPIGLAVTKGYNFASIFQGSEGHSEIRTLVSDWKVERGVAQAQDVAMATKQNRIALHGGLDFVNEQFNDVTMATIDAKGCVKVRQKIRGSFQKPVVEKPNILMSLTGPARKLLKKGRDLFPGGECEVFYAGSVAPPE
- a CDS encoding TetR family transcriptional regulator; its protein translation is MVRRTKKEALETRDRILDTAERVFIKKGVARTSLADVADAAGVTRGAIYWHFKNKADLFDAMMQRVSLPMEEMVARAGDEDIEDPLAYVRRCALAVLERVTTDPQSRRVAEISRYKVEYADEMEPLRARHIECRTECLGRIERGLRNAAKKGLLAASVNPRLAAVGLHALVDGLITNWVLDPKYVALAKTAAPLIDGYLDGLKAAAKPPRKQKKARH